The following are encoded in a window of Ferribacterium limneticum genomic DNA:
- a CDS encoding permease, with translation MSSKYPMFSRRVAVFIFGLFFGLTVAGCASGPLARKLHLEDTSPEAALAYNQSLSRMTPAELGRERSVLVAVPQTPFTQVRMALLLGHPRVQQDLGKGLALLEGVLKSTEPAAVSFHPLARQLADNYQERMKLESQLEKQGQLLKDSQRKTTELQEKLDSLANIEQTLIPRPRVISPNGGKR, from the coding sequence ATGAGCAGTAAATACCCGATGTTTTCCCGCCGCGTGGCGGTTTTCATTTTTGGCCTTTTTTTCGGGTTGACCGTAGCAGGCTGCGCTTCCGGCCCGCTGGCCAGAAAGTTGCATCTCGAGGACACCAGCCCGGAGGCCGCACTGGCCTATAACCAGAGCCTGTCGCGCATGACGCCAGCCGAGCTGGGGCGTGAACGGTCAGTGCTCGTCGCCGTACCGCAGACGCCATTCACGCAGGTCAGGATGGCCCTGTTGCTCGGGCATCCGCGCGTCCAGCAGGATCTCGGCAAGGGGCTGGCGCTGCTCGAAGGCGTTCTCAAATCGACCGAACCGGCAGCAGTTTCGTTTCATCCGCTGGCCCGGCAACTCGCCGACAACTATCAGGAACGCATGAAACTCGAAAGCCAGCTGGAAAAACAGGGCCAGCTATTGAAGGACAGCCAGCGCAAGACGACCGAGCTGCAGGAAAAACTCGACAGCCTGGCCAATATCGAACAAACGCTGATCCCGCGCCCGCGCGTAATCAGTCCGAACGGAGGAAAACGGTAA
- a CDS encoding sensor histidine kinase — protein MNRISFRQGMLLGFALIVLLLGGAAVQSWLVVERLVDQSRRSSEQAIQLTASIQELGERTIDIERSARQYLVLDNPVFRQRFDEHLSQSLAVVDRLDTLAAEPLLPLLGGWRMVAEALRSGLEQNIPQAEIIPLLARMAELDGLLKQAGQRWIEGQNRKSLEDLETNRLRLGGRIALALCGALLVALAMGWWLVRPVRHLEQAIIRLGASRFDEAVTVGGPADLRQLGKRLDWLRQRLAELEADRERALRHVSHELKTPLTALKEGVSLLREEVPGPLAAGQREVVDILQHNVISLQQQIESLLTLNAAAFEARRLQIAPTRLRKLLSTVVQRRELHSQSRQLKIVIESSQETAMLDAEKMTVVLDNLLSNAIDFSPENGEIHLSVSHIEGLLRFECVDQGPGIAEEDRQRIFEPFVQGQRVAPAPRQGSGVGLSIVRELVRAMGGTVYLVPQQTGAHFCVEIPDEQ, from the coding sequence ATGAATCGAATTTCCTTTCGTCAGGGGATGTTGCTTGGCTTTGCCCTGATTGTTTTGCTGCTTGGCGGCGCGGCGGTGCAGAGCTGGTTGGTAGTAGAGCGCCTGGTCGATCAGAGCCGGCGCAGCAGTGAGCAGGCCATCCAGTTGACGGCGTCGATCCAGGAACTTGGCGAGCGCACCATCGATATCGAACGCAGCGCGCGGCAATATCTGGTGCTCGATAACCCGGTTTTCCGCCAGCGTTTTGACGAACACCTCAGTCAATCGCTGGCGGTCGTCGATCGGCTCGATACGCTGGCCGCCGAACCGCTCCTGCCCTTGCTTGGCGGTTGGCGCATGGTGGCCGAGGCGCTGCGCAGCGGTCTTGAACAGAACATTCCGCAGGCCGAGATCATTCCCCTGTTGGCCCGCATGGCCGAGCTTGACGGTCTGTTGAAGCAGGCTGGACAACGCTGGATCGAAGGGCAGAATCGTAAGTCGCTTGAAGATCTCGAGACCAACCGCTTGCGTTTGGGCGGGCGCATAGCCCTGGCCCTCTGTGGCGCACTGCTCGTCGCGCTGGCTATGGGCTGGTGGCTGGTGCGGCCGGTGCGTCATCTAGAGCAGGCGATCATCCGGCTCGGCGCCAGCCGTTTCGATGAGGCCGTCACCGTCGGTGGCCCGGCCGACTTGCGCCAGCTCGGCAAGCGGCTGGACTGGTTGCGTCAGCGCCTGGCCGAGCTGGAGGCTGACCGCGAGCGGGCCTTGCGCCATGTCTCGCACGAACTGAAAACGCCGCTGACGGCACTGAAGGAAGGCGTCTCCTTGCTCCGCGAGGAAGTCCCCGGACCTTTGGCGGCAGGGCAGCGCGAGGTGGTCGATATCCTCCAGCACAACGTGATCAGCCTGCAGCAGCAAATCGAGAGCCTGCTGACGCTCAATGCCGCCGCCTTCGAGGCGCGTCGCCTGCAAATTGCCCCGACCCGGCTGCGCAAGCTGCTCAGCACCGTTGTCCAGCGCCGCGAACTGCACAGCCAGTCGCGGCAGTTGAAGATCGTCATCGAATCCTCGCAGGAAACGGCCATGCTCGACGCCGAGAAAATGACGGTCGTTCTCGACAATCTGTTATCCAACGCCATCGACTTCAGCCCGGAAAACGGTGAAATCCACCTCTCGGTCAGCCACATTGAAGGCCTCTTGCGCTTCGAGTGTGTCGATCAGGGGCCAGGCATCGCCGAAGAAGACCGGCAACGCATCTTCGAGCCCTTTGTCCAGGGGCAGCGCGTCGCGCCGGCGCCGCGCCAGGGCAGCGGCGTCGGGCTGTCCATCGTGCGCGAACTGGTGCGGGCGATGGGGGGCACGGTGTACCTCGTCCCGCAACAAACGGGCGCCCATTTTTGTGTGGAAATACCTGATGAGCAGTAA
- a CDS encoding bactofilin family protein: MFNKPILNNRNDVITRKEVNNVLGSTTPLKTSATETNPAPATAAAAPVAQPEKAESLAENVMGARLIVGPDVKLKGAEILDCDTLVVEGRVEATMDSRVIRIAENGSFSGKVSIDIAEIHGCFEGELTARSQLIIHATGKVTGKIRYGKLVIDEGGELCGDINALSAEKATPFHLRDEPVKSLSAIAG, translated from the coding sequence ATGTTCAACAAACCGATCCTCAACAACCGTAATGACGTCATCACCCGCAAGGAGGTCAACAACGTTCTGGGCAGCACCACCCCCCTCAAGACTTCGGCAACGGAAACCAATCCAGCGCCAGCCACTGCCGCCGCCGCACCCGTCGCTCAGCCGGAGAAAGCTGAATCGCTGGCAGAAAACGTCATGGGTGCCCGCCTGATCGTCGGCCCGGATGTCAAACTGAAAGGCGCCGAAATTCTCGATTGCGACACACTGGTTGTCGAAGGGCGCGTCGAGGCCACCATGGATAGCCGCGTGATCCGCATCGCCGAAAACGGTTCGTTCTCGGGCAAGGTCAGCATCGACATCGCCGAAATTCACGGCTGCTTCGAAGGCGAACTGACGGCGCGTTCGCAGCTGATCATCCACGCTACCGGCAAGGTCACCGGCAAGATCCGTTACGGCAAGCTGGTGATCGACGAAGGCGGCGAGCTGTGTGGCGACATCAACGCCCTGTCAGCCGAAAAGGCGACGCCGTTTCACCTCCGAGACGAACCGGTCAAGTCGCTTAGCGCAATTGCCGGTTGA